A region from the Stygiolobus caldivivus genome encodes:
- a CDS encoding tRNA (N(6)-L-threonylcarbamoyladenosine(37)-C(2))-methylthiotransferase: protein MMSMLSERGHEIVKDAEDADVIVLNTCAVRLETEERMKQRIRELKKSNKKLVVAGCLAGAEPATVMSIAPEASLLGPQTVEKITEVVESKERKIYLEGEKPLFTPKVFEGRIAIIPIADGCAGDCSFCITKLARRKLRSYPPHLIVEAVREAVKKGAVEVELTAQDSAAYGLDLGGIRLSDLVNKVVEIEGDFMIRIGMMTPEQAMRSLDELIEVLKNNKVFKFIHLPVQSGDDRVLRLMNRKYSVDEYKEMVMEIRSKIPVINVTTDIIVGHPGEDEEAFNNTLQLMRELKFERIHLAMYSIRPNTRSASMKQVPDPVKKARMQEANKLYEELAYEVHKEYVGSISNVITTEMGRKGSVIGRTLNYIPVVIRDSVELGKRVDVKVTEASFFDLRGHLLYPQVVRNSML from the coding sequence ATGATGAGTATGTTAAGCGAAAGGGGCCATGAAATAGTAAAAGACGCTGAGGATGCTGATGTAATCGTCCTCAATACTTGTGCTGTGAGGTTAGAAACGGAAGAGAGGATGAAACAGCGAATTAGGGAACTTAAAAAATCTAATAAAAAGTTAGTAGTAGCAGGCTGTTTAGCCGGAGCCGAACCCGCAACAGTTATGTCAATAGCCCCAGAAGCGTCTCTCCTAGGACCTCAGACCGTAGAGAAAATAACTGAAGTAGTTGAATCTAAAGAGAGAAAAATATACTTAGAAGGGGAGAAGCCACTATTCACTCCCAAGGTATTTGAAGGTAGAATTGCTATAATCCCAATAGCTGACGGCTGTGCTGGAGATTGCAGTTTCTGTATAACTAAACTAGCAAGGAGGAAACTTAGGAGCTATCCTCCTCACTTAATCGTAGAGGCTGTAAGAGAAGCAGTTAAGAAGGGTGCTGTGGAGGTAGAGCTTACGGCCCAAGACTCAGCGGCTTATGGTCTTGATTTAGGGGGTATAAGACTGTCCGACTTAGTGAATAAGGTCGTTGAGATAGAAGGGGACTTCATGATAAGGATAGGTATGATGACACCTGAACAAGCCATGAGGAGCCTTGACGAGTTAATAGAAGTCCTTAAAAACAACAAGGTGTTTAAGTTCATTCATTTACCGGTCCAAAGTGGAGACGACCGTGTTCTAAGGCTCATGAATAGGAAGTACAGTGTAGACGAATATAAGGAAATGGTGATGGAGATTAGGAGTAAAATACCGGTAATAAATGTGACTACTGATATAATTGTGGGCCACCCGGGGGAGGACGAAGAGGCATTTAATAACACGTTACAACTTATGAGGGAACTAAAATTTGAGAGGATTCATTTGGCTATGTATTCTATAAGGCCAAATACTAGGAGTGCGTCGATGAAACAAGTACCAGACCCGGTAAAAAAGGCTAGGATGCAGGAGGCCAATAAGTTATATGAAGAGTTAGCCTATGAGGTTCATAAAGAGTATGTGGGTTCAATTTCTAATGTGATAACTACCGAAATGGGTAGGAAAGGCTCAGTGATAGGTAGGACGTTAAACTATATCCCAGTAGTTATTAGGGATAGCGTAGAGTTAGGT
- a CDS encoding translation initiation factor IF-2 subunit beta gives MSVSGQTLPNLIILHIGTTTIIRNFSEYCDRIRRDNKICMRYLLKELGAPGSINENGQLVIQGKFASAVVSALMDRFLRSYVQCSTCKSLDTVLKIDKKIWYISCLACGAQTPVKPI, from the coding sequence ATGAGCGTTAGCGGGCAAACTCTACCTAACTTAATAATCTTACATATAGGTACTACTACTATAATTAGGAATTTCTCTGAGTATTGTGATAGGATAAGGAGGGATAATAAGATCTGTATGAGGTATCTGCTTAAGGAATTGGGTGCCCCAGGCTCAATAAACGAAAACGGTCAACTCGTAATACAAGGAAAATTCGCTTCAGCAGTAGTGAGCGCACTTATGGATAGGTTCTTAAGAAGTTATGTCCAGTGCAGTACGTGTAAGAGTTTAGATACGGTGCTCAAAATAGACAAGAAGATATGGTATATCTCTTGCCTCGCTTGCGGTGCCCAAACGCCGGTGAAACCTATATGA
- a CDS encoding DUF424 domain-containing protein — MKRVILNVIREQGYVFVNVCEPDLLGKVFKKGDISLAVNREFYAGEEVSLDFAFTLFEEANVVSLVGREIVDEAIKRGYVAKDGVLEIEGVKFAQVYNM, encoded by the coding sequence ATGAAAAGAGTTATTTTAAACGTGATAAGGGAGCAAGGTTATGTTTTTGTAAATGTTTGTGAACCGGATTTATTAGGCAAGGTCTTTAAAAAAGGAGATATTTCCCTTGCAGTAAACAGGGAGTTCTATGCTGGAGAAGAGGTAAGCCTAGACTTTGCATTTACTCTGTTTGAAGAAGCCAATGTAGTAAGCCTGGTAGGCAGGGAAATTGTAGATGAGGCAATTAAAAGAGGATATGTTGCTAAAGATGGTGTATTGGAGATAGAAGGAGTTAAATTCGCACAAGTCTATAACATGTAA